One genomic window of Meles meles chromosome 15, mMelMel3.1 paternal haplotype, whole genome shotgun sequence includes the following:
- the CHCHD5 gene encoding coiled-coil-helix-coiled-coil-helix domain-containing protein 5 isoform X2: MQAALEVTARYCGRELEQYGQCVAAKPESWQRDCHHLKMSIAQCTSSHPIIRQIRQACAEPFEAFEECLRQNEAAVGNCAEHVRRFLQCAEQLLKIKTWELSSAALP; this comes from the exons AT GCAGGCGGCCCTGGAGGTCACTGCTCGCTACTGTGGCCGGGAGCTGGAGCAATATGGCCAGTGTGTGGCGGCCAAGCCTGAGTCATGGCAGCGGGACTGTCACCACCTTAAGATGAGTATTGCTCAATGCACATCCTCCCA CCCAATCATCCGTCAGATCCGCCAGGCCTGTGCTGAACCTTTTGAGGCCTTTGAGGAGTGCCTTCGGCAGAATGAGGCAGCTGTGGGCAACTGTGCAGAGCACGTGCGCCGCTTCCTGCAGTGTGCTGAGCAG TTGCTCAAAATAAAGACCTGGGAGTTATCCTCAGCCGCCCTGCCGTAG
- the CHCHD5 gene encoding coiled-coil-helix-coiled-coil-helix domain-containing protein 5 isoform X1 — protein MQAALEVTARYCGRELEQYGQCVAAKPESWQRDCHHLKMSIAQCTSSHPIIRQIRQACAEPFEAFEECLRQNEAAVGNCAEHVRRFLQCAEQVQPPRSPSTVEAKPLPAS, from the exons AT GCAGGCGGCCCTGGAGGTCACTGCTCGCTACTGTGGCCGGGAGCTGGAGCAATATGGCCAGTGTGTGGCGGCCAAGCCTGAGTCATGGCAGCGGGACTGTCACCACCTTAAGATGAGTATTGCTCAATGCACATCCTCCCA CCCAATCATCCGTCAGATCCGCCAGGCCTGTGCTGAACCTTTTGAGGCCTTTGAGGAGTGCCTTCGGCAGAATGAGGCAGCTGTGGGCAACTGTGCAGAGCACGTGCGCCGCTTCCTGCAGTGTGCTGAGCAGGTACAGCCGCCGCGCTCACCCTCAACTGTGGAG
- the CHCHD5 gene encoding coiled-coil-helix-coiled-coil-helix domain-containing protein 5 isoform X3 has translation MQAALEVTARYCGRELEQYGQCVAAKPESWQRDCHHLKMSIAQCTSSHPIIRQIRQACAEPFEAFEECLRQNEAAVGNCAEHVRRFLQCAEQAKPLPAS, from the exons AT GCAGGCGGCCCTGGAGGTCACTGCTCGCTACTGTGGCCGGGAGCTGGAGCAATATGGCCAGTGTGTGGCGGCCAAGCCTGAGTCATGGCAGCGGGACTGTCACCACCTTAAGATGAGTATTGCTCAATGCACATCCTCCCA CCCAATCATCCGTCAGATCCGCCAGGCCTGTGCTGAACCTTTTGAGGCCTTTGAGGAGTGCCTTCGGCAGAATGAGGCAGCTGTGGGCAACTGTGCAGAGCACGTGCGCCGCTTCCTGCAGTGTGCTGAGCAG